The Coleofasciculaceae cyanobacterium DNA segment GAACTGAAATTGCTTTTCGTAATTCGGCTAAGGTCTCTTCTTCTTCTGGATTTAGTTGAATACGCAGTGGTGCTGGCATGCTTATTTCATTTTTTCTCCTTATCTATCTTATATTTAATTACACCCATCTACTTAGAACAAGTTTGTTCTATTACTGGCTTGGTAGTTGTAGCTAGTGCCCTAGCATACACCTTCGGATATGTCATGATATTAAGTACCTTGATTTGAATGTTGAGGTTTAGGAGAGTAGTTGCCGAGCAAAGCTATACTGCTCTCCTTTTGCGTCGATAACTATGAAACCTTATTTGTTTTGCTGTAAAGAAAAATAGTTGTGTTTCACTCTTACTAATATATTAGTCTAATCAAATGGACTTTTCAATAATAGAGTCATTTGATTGTTGTATGTATTATCAAATAAACATTAAGATAGTTTATTAATCTATTAGACCATTTGATTGTGTTAAACTATACTTATCAATCTAATGGTCTAATGGAGGTGGTTAATTTTGTTAAAGACTATTTCTATGGATATGAGAGGGTTGAGAAAAAAAGCAGGAATATCACCTGAAGAAGCTGCTTTCAAACTGAGAGTAGCGGTTTCAACAATCAGAAATTGGGAAAGTGGCAAAACAGAACCTTCTTTGGGAGTGAGTAGAATTTCTGAACTACTTGCTCTCTATCAATGTAGTTTTGAGGAGCTAGAAGAGGGTGTTAGAAGTTCAAAACTTAAATCGGATAGTTAGAGAAGCTAAATTACCTCATACAACTTATAGGCGTTGCTGGATTGAGGTATGATTATTTAACTTGCGATCGCTAATTCTTCAATAAAATTACAGAAAAATGGATTGTCCTGAGTGTAAATCAACTAAGATTCAAAAAAATGGCAAAAAAAGAGGCAAGCAGAACTACCTTTGCGTTCAATGCGGTCGTCAATTCATTACAGAATACAATCAATATCAAGGCTACAGCGACGAATTCAAAAACGAATGTCTAAAACTTTATGTTAATGGCATGGGCTTTAGAGCCATAGAAAGAGTGAAAGGAGTTCACAACACGACAGTAATGGCTTGGGTAAAAGAGGTAAGTGAATTACTCCCAAATGCTTACGATCCAGAAACAACGCCACAAGTAGGGGAACTAGATGAATTAGAAACCTTTGTTAGTTCAAAAAAAACTAGATTTGGCTCTGGACAGCAGTAGACCATTTCAAACCAGGCATCTTAGCTTGGGTTTTAGGAGACCACAGTGTTGAAACCTTCAATCCTTTATGGAATGTAGTAGCAGCATGGCAATGTTATTTTTACGTCACGGACGGCTGGAAAGTCTATCCTCAATTTATTCCTGATGGCGACCAAATTATCTGTAAAACATATATGACCAGAATTGAAGGGGAAAATACTAGACTCAGACATTACCTTGCCCGATTACATCGAAAAACTCTGTGCTACTCAAAGTCTCTAGAAATGCTCGGATACTCGATTAGGTTACTAGTTCATTATCTTAAATTCTCCGATATTCCAGTACCTTATAGACAGAAATATTGTCATTCAAAGCGATCGCATTTCCCCTAGATCATACCTTTATCCAGCAACGCCAACTTATATTTTGCTTGTATTCCTGTAATTAATACTTAATTACGTACAAATGCAAAAACGATCGCTAGCCCTAAAAACAATTGCGATCGCCTTTGTACCAAATATCCCCGTAAAGGAATAATCAATTATGTACATTTTAAATGGTGTGGTGAAAAACTGCACCCTTCGTTGGACACAGACATTCAAAAACCGCTCAAAAGGGGAGGTGCAAGATGAGCATTTTAAGCACCTCGCCAGTAAACACTAGGCATTTCGACATGGAGATCGCGGCTGCATTGGGAAGCTTTGAAGCAGCAGGAATACTTCAGCAGTTACACTACTGGACACAAAAAGAAGGAATTGGCGTAATCATAGACCAGGCAAAATACATCTATAACACTTTCGAGCAGTGGGTAAAAAACCAATTTACTTTCCTGTTAGTATGGAAATTTAGAAAAGCAATGAGTTTATTACGTTCGCTCTCGATAGTCAAAGTTATTAGGTACAGATCGAAGGAGTGGAATCAGACAAATTATTACAATTTAAATTACGGTAAATTAAGGGAGTGGGCAGAGGCTCAAAGCATTGAAATCTCAGAGATGTGTAATAGCACAGCTCAATTGGTGAAAAGTCAAACTCTTGAGATGAAAGATAGTAAAGTCTCATTAAGTAGATGGGTGTAATTAAATATAAGATAGATAAGGAGAAAAAATGAAATAAGCATGCCAGCACCACTGCGTATTCAACTAAATCCAGAAGAAGAAGAGACCTTAGCCGAATTACGAAAAGCAATTTCAGTTCCATATCGGACTCGCGATCGCGCACATATGCTCAAATTAAATGCTCAGGGTAAAAACGTGCCAGAAATTGCCAGAATATTTAATTGTCACGAACACACAGTTAGAGCAACAATTAGACGTTGGGAAGCTAGAGGGTTAGTAGGATTATGGGAAGAACCTGGAAGAGGAACAAAAGCTAAGTGGAAAAGTGAAGATCTTGAATACATCGAAAATTGCTTAAATCAGGAGCAACGAACTTATAACAGCACTCAACTGGCCCGAAAACTAAAACAGGAAAGAGCGGTAAATTTAAGTAGCGATCGCCTAAGAAGAATCTTAAAAAAAAAGATATTGCTGGAAAAGAACCAGACAGAGCAACAGAAAAAAACAAAATCAACATTTCAAAGCAATTAAAAAAGCTGACTTAGACATGCTAAAAATTGCAGTTAAGGAAGGATACATCGACTTGAAATATCTAGATGAGGCAGGGTTTTGTCTATGGAGTCCAGTTAGCTACAGTTACAGCTTAATTGGAGAGCAGAAGTGTCTGGAACAAAGTCAGAAACGATATGGTTCAAGAATCAGTATTTTGGGTCTATGGCAAGAAGGAAAAAGTTTTGAATATGGTCTAGCTCAAGGTGGTTTCAAGAGTCAAAGCTATATCAAAGTAATGAACTCGATTGCCCAAAAAGCTGCTTCTTTATTTGAGAAAACAGGAAAATTGACTGTTGTTGTTCAAGATAACAGTCCGATACATAAAAGTCACGAAGTTCGTGCTTGTTGGCGCAATTGGTCAGAGCAAGGGTTATTATTATTTTTTCTTCCTGCTTATTGTCCAGAATTGAATGAAATTGAAACGCAGTGGCATCAACTCAAAACTCATGAAATTGCGGGGCGTATCTTTGACAATGAATACGATCTGGCTATGACAATTATTCAAGCAATGAATCGAAGAAGTAAACAAGGCGATTACCACTTGAAGCGTTTTATATTTAATTCTGCCTAGCTACTTATATAGAGACAAAGAATACACCAAAAAAGAAAAAATAAAGCAAAAGAGCGATCACCTTATCAACAAATTAAACACGCTTGCTGCTGCATCGCCTAAAACAGCTCTAGAAGGAAGCAGGAGGCAAAAAAGTAATAATCCTCATTCAGCAGAGTTAATTGCTTCTTCTCGCCAGAAAAACGTTAAATCAGAACAGAATGAGCAAAACATAAGTGGAGAAACAAATATCGCTAGACTTGACTATATAGTCAACAGTAATTGGAAAGAATTAATACCGCTATTGGATAGTACAGGGATACCAATAAACAAAACAGTGACCAATCTGTTAAAGCTATATCCATCTGAGAAAGTAAATGCGGCGATTACCATAGTTAAGGTGAGAAAGCGAGAGCAATATATACCAAACCTTTCAGGGTATTTTGTATCAGCGTTGAAGGGAGACTGGGCGGATAAAACATTAGTCAGCGCTCGAGAATCGTCCGAATCGGATAGGCAAGTAGATAGCGCTACAGTGTTTAGGCATTGGTATGACTTGGCTAGGGAACTGGGCTATTGTTCAGGTCAGGAAGTGCGAGATGCTGAGCAATGGATTTGTTTATCAGGAACTTGGGAGAAATGGGAAAATGCGCTACAAAGAGGTTACAGCCTTGGTTATTTGAAGCAGATAATGAAGCGAAATAAGGGTCAATAAGCTAGTCAGGACTATGAGTTATTGAGCCACTGATCAAGGTCATCAAGAGTCTGAAAATCAAGCAAATCATCAGTCAGAGAGTCTAACTGACTTGGCTCTAAAGACTTAATCTGCTCGGCGATTGCGTCAGGAAGAGTGCCGAATTTACGATTTAATTGTCTTAAAATAGTACTGCTTTGACCTTTGGTAATACTTTTACGTTCCCAACTAGTAGTAAAGTAATTTCCATGATTTGCTCTTGTTGTTCTAGTTTTATTGTACTTAATTGAGACTGAAAATTTGCTTCCTCTTTTGGATTGAGGTTGAGATAAGTATCGACAAAACCTGAAATAAGCTGCATTCTAGCAGGGTCGAGTTGGAGAGTAACCATGAGACGGAGACACTCAGCTTTAACTTGAGGGCGATCGCTTTTATCAATCTTCATCTTACTCATCAAAGCAGCAGCAACAGGATTCTTCAGCAGAAGAAAGTCGCGCCAATTGAGACGATTAAGCTGAACAATCTCATAATCGAAATTTAAAACTTGTTTGTCAGGAAAATCAAGGACAAAATTACTCTTGTCGATTTCCTCTTGGTAATTGCAGCTGTTTAAAATTAGATAACCAGAGAGTTATTCTGTCTGTCTCAACTTTTGGCGACAGAATCCGATTTTATGCTGTACTTTTGCTAGCATTGTAAATCTGCCAATGAAGCTTTCAAGAAGCATCTACACTAGAGTTAATCTATTTGCTCAAGTTTTTTGAGCTGTGAAGCAATGAAAGGAAGCTTTGGTGCTAAAAAGAAACCTGTCAAACTAGCAAATAAGATTGGTGTCAGAGGACTAAAACCCGTTAGCTTTGAGAGTAGGATAGTTGTACTAATAGGAGTTCGGGTGACAGTTGCATTGAGGGCAGCCATAATACAGATAATGGCAAAAGCAGAATTTACTCCAGTAGAAATATCGGCTAGTGCCTCATCTATACAAGCTCCCGTAAAAAATAAAGGAATAATAATTCCACCCCTCCAACCTCCAGTCACAGTAATCGTGATCGCTTACATCTGGTACGGTCAATTTAGAAATTGCTTTACTCAATATTCTCCAGGTAATAGTATATCGCCTCAATCCCTTTATCGCCTGGATTGCTCGCCATCTATTACGCTTTTCCATTCCTTTAATCTCGCCACCCAACTTAGTCGTGGGACGAGAAATAGTACTAGAATTAGTTCAAGAACGAGCTAATGTAGATAATTTACGCGAGCAAGTTTTAGAACTATTATCAAACAACCAAAAACGTCACCAAATGTTGGATGATTATTATCATATGCGTTCGTTGTTGGCAAAAGTCGGAGTATGCGATCGCGCGGCTAGAGAAATCTTAAATTTTCTGACGGTAAAAGAATAAAGTTTTTTTTAAGGGAACGCGATCAAACCTGCCAAATTGGCCACATTAGCTAGGGCTTAAAATTTATATTAGGTCTATCAGCATCGAACGAGTGCGAGTGAGCATTGGTCAATCTGCACGCGCTCGAAGAGACCTTGATCGAGTGACAATCAATTTGTTGAAGTATAGGAGAATTTAGTTTTATGAATCATCCTTTTGAACTAGAGCTTAGCGATCTAGAAACCATAGATCTAGACTTTGAAGAACAGCTAACCAATGAAGAAACTGCACGAATTGGGGGCGGCAAACATAGCGATATAGTTTGTATCTCCGCACCATGTCCGGGAAGTGAAGGAGGAGACGATCCTGGCAAACCTTGGCCTACAAGACCCCGACCTAGCAAAAAACATGGGCCTAAAAGTCCCCGACCCGGCAAACATAAGCCTCCTGAGTTCACTACCCTAGCTATTGGGGAAGAAGGAGGAGACTATAACGAATTTTAACCAAAGCCCTATTTGAAGCCGGTTAATATTTTTTCGACCGATGATTGTGCTTGGGTCGAGTTTGATTCATCATGGTTAATTCCACGAACATTTTGATTTTGGGTAATGCTTCAGATGCTCATGCCGCGCATATAGAGCAGGCTCTCACCCAAGCAGGAGCAACAGTAGATTATTGGAATACTCGTTTGTTTCCCACTCAGTTACGGATTTCTTGGCGACCCGATACTCTGGCAGGCGAACTAATGCTACCCAAGGGTCGTCAATTGAATTTTCAAAACATTAAGAGTGTTTTTTGGCGAAATTTTTCCAGCGTTTCCGTTCCCTCATTAAAAGATTCGCACCAACAACAGGTAGCATTTAACGATTCGATGAGCGCGTTGCGATCGCTAATGCAGGCTTGTCCAGCTCGCTGGATCAATTCTTGGCAAGCATATCAGTTTCATAAAGAGAAACCGCTGCAGCTTTGTAAAGTCAAACAAATAGGAGTGGAGATTCCAGCTACCTTAATTGGTAACAGTCCAGAGCGCATAACCGAGTTTGCCAAAATTTACGACCGAGTCATTTTTAAGCCAGTCTATGGTGGCGCGCATACTCAATTTCTTACTAAGGAGCTTTTAGAACCTCAAAGATTGAGTCGAGTTCTAAGCATTTCTCCCGTAACTATACAAGAGTATATTCCAGGCACTAATATTCGCAGTTACGTTATTGATGGCTCGGTCTATACTGCTGAAATTCGCAGCCCTGCTTTGGACTTTCGCGAAGATAGAGAAGCTGAGTTATTACCAGTCAAGTTACCACCTTTAGTGCAACAGCAATGTCTGACAATTGCCAAGGCATTAATGTTAGAGTGGACGGCTATCGATTGGCGCAGAAAGCCAACAGGAGAATATATATTTTTAGAAGCAAATCCCAGTCCGATGTTTATTCATTTCGAGCGTCAGACTGGTTTTGCTATTACCGAACGACTAGTCAATCTTTTGATGCGCTAAAACAACGAGGGATGATGTTATTAACATCGCCATAATAATCGAGAATTTCGTGAGTCCGCAGCACCATCGACTCCATTAGAACTGCCATGTTTTTCTTCACTACCAACTGTTCCTCTGACAGCACGTAGGGCACTTCTGCTAGAAGAAACTCTGTCAGGTGATCGTGCGCTCCTTCTTCGTTGATACGAGCGTGTAGCAAAATGGGTCGGTCGAATTCAGGAGGTAAATCTAAAACTCGACATTGCCGTTGAAATAACTCGTAAAACTGCTTATCGTCTTCCTCAAACAGAATGAGTGCGGCTTTAAAACTTAGAGGATGCTGTCGCGCAAATACTCCTAAATTGGAACAGACTGCAAAAGTCATGGGTAGTGGCTGCATCTGTTTTATTTGCTCCTTTTTAATGTTTCCCAATTTGACTTTTGAATTGAACTCTTCCGAACCTGGATGTGATTGGCAACAATTCTGTTCTTGGGAAAACGGTAAGTTAATCCAGAAAAACACTGATCCCTTTTACCAACAATCTCCTCTCCAATGTCCTGAGTGCCATGAAGATTACTACCCTGCAATCAACCTCCAAGGCAACATTACTTTTTCTGAATGTTACAAATGTAGTTGGTCTGAATATTAACCAACTTCAAATTTTTCGTGATCGCTATAATCTCAATTCCCAATCCAAAAATTTTAATTACTCGTTTTGAACAACCTTACAACTCCCATCAACATTGTCTTACCACTTGCCAATATCGACGAGACTCTTGACTAGAAAATTGCTCCTGGACGCATTATCGACGACCATTTGTACGTAAAATAAGCATTTACAGCTTTAGATTTATATAAACAAATAATTATACAAATCTAGGATTAGTTATTTAACACAATTTGTAAATAACTAATCCTGTAGTTCAATAACTGTTGATAACAATAAAGCTCTTAACAATTAATTCGATGATCATTCAGAGCTATAGATATTAGCGGTCATAGTTTTAATTCTTCTTTTAGTAGAAGATAATTTTCGTTTTGCTAACCTATTAGCTGCATCTTCGACAATTGAATGATGCTCACTAGAAGTTAACGCATAATGTACAGCCGCTTCGATAAAAGTGTCCCAACTGACTTGTTTGTGATGAAATAAATATTCATCCAACTGATTGCGAAGATTCACTTCAAAGGCTATGGATTTAGGTTTGGCAGTAGTCACCAAATCCAAATCATTACTTTCTTGTTGAACTGCTGCTATGTTTGCTTGAGTGCCTGAAGCTAAAGACGGACGTTGAGGAGGATTAAATCCATCTTCAGACCGAGGTGGAACTTTTTTATTTGTCTTCTTTTTATTTAACTGAGCGTAAATATCCTCGGTCATACTAAATGCCCTAACTCCTCTAATTGTTCAGCTAATACATCAAAGGGATAAGAAAGTTCCCCAAAATCAATATCTTCTAAAGTTATATTTCGATTTATAGCTTTCTCTGGTTGAACTGATTCTACCCAAGGGGGTAAAAGTTGCTCTGGATCGATCCTTGAAGATATCTGTTCTAATGCTTTTTTACCTTCTAAAGATCGATTTAGACCGAACAGGCGATCTCGAAAAGGTAATACTGCTAATAGTTTGGTGTTGATAATTTTAGAATTATTTAAAGTGGCGATCGCATTTAAAGTTCGCTCGAGACAGATAACACCCTTACTCTTAGTCTCTACAGGAACACAAACATAGTCGGAAGCTCCTATTCCAGTTTGGCAAAGTTGACTTTTCTGGGGAGGAGTATCAATTAGACAGTAATCAAATTTAAATTCATCTTTTACTAAATCTAGCTGATTACGTAATTTGACTATTCCAAACCCACTAGAGGCTAGATAATCGTTAGCTATTTCTAGACCTTCATCACTAGGAATAATAAACAAATTATTTACCATTTCGACTGGATAAATACAATCCGCAACGCAATTAAAATTCCCCTGAATAAATTCCAAACAGCTAGGCTCATCTGGATCCAAACTTACTCTTAAGTAAGTAGATAAGTTGTGCTGAGGGTCGAGATCGACAACTAAAACTTTATGTCCTTTAGAGGCTAATTTTTTGCCCAGAAAATAAATTAAAGTCGTTTTTCCTTGTCCTCCACTGAGACTGGTCGAAGTTATGGTTAGCATAATTCTTTAATTCATTTGTAAATTCCAGTAAATACTAACTTAACTATTTACATTGTCAAGAATTAGTTCTGATATTCAAACATAATTTAATATTTTAGTTTAAATATTAAATTATACTAACTTTGATTTATGTAATTCTTTATTTATGTAAATCAAAGTCTCAATAGCCTTTCTCATAAGTATTTTTGATTTTAGTCATCCAACGGAATAAGCATCTTGGCTTTCTCTCCCCCGCACACTCTCGACTCAGAATAGAGAAAACATCAATGCCCACGAATAAGCTTTCTCGATCTCTTTCAGGACTTTTGTGTATGACAATCTCGACTTACAGGGGAGCATCCCACTTTTGCATTGAGTAAAAATGCTTAGATTATTATGCTGTTAAAAGAAAAAATTTTATTTAATCAAAGATGACACTAGAAGAGCAAGTTAAAAGTAACGTTGTTAAAGACGGTTAAAGGTTTTTTAGCAGAGCGCAATCCTGATGTCTTTACATTACAAGACATAATTGACCATCTCTATTCCAAAAAACAACAATCAAACTGGTCGAAAAATCGAGTAACTAAAATACGTCAAGCGATCGCTAATGTGTTGGGAAGAAATAGTGGTTGTGTCGCAAAAACTGAGATAGGGCAGCAAAAATCTAGAAGAAGAAAAGATTTAGGCAGCTACTCCGAAGATTTGATTAATAAAACAGATCTGTCCTATGACATCTCGT contains these protein-coding regions:
- a CDS encoding helix-turn-helix transcriptional regulator, translated to MLKTISMDMRGLRKKAGISPEEAAFKLRVAVSTIRNWESGKTEPSLGVSRISELLALYQCSFEELEEGVRSSKLKSDS
- a CDS encoding IS1 family transposase (programmed frameshift) is translated as MDCPECKSTKIQKNGKKRGKQNYLCVQCGRQFITEYNQYQGYSDEFKNECLKLYVNGMGFRAIERVKGVHNTTVMAWVKEVSELLPNAYDPETTPQVGELDELETFVSSKKTKIWLWTAVDHFKPGILAWVLGDHSVETFNPLWNVVAAWQCYFYVTDGWKVYPQFIPDGDQIICKTYMTRIEGENTRLRHYLARLHRKTLCYSKSLEMLGYSIRLLVHYLKFSDIPVPYRQKYCHSKRSHFP
- a CDS encoding chloride channel protein; its protein translation is MTGGWRGGIIIPLFFTGACIDEALADISTGVNSAFAIICIMAALNATVTRTPISTTILLSKLTGFSPLTPILFASLTGFFLAPKLPFIASQLKKLEQID
- a CDS encoding ParA family protein, which gives rise to MLTITSTSLSGGQGKTTLIYFLGKKLASKGHKVLVVDLDPQHNLSTYLRVSLDPDEPSCLEFIQGNFNCVADCIYPVEMVNNLFIIPSDEGLEIANDYLASSGFGIVKLRNQLDLVKDEFKFDYCLIDTPPQKSQLCQTGIGASDYVCVPVETKSKGVICLERTLNAIATLNNSKIINTKLLAVLPFRDRLFGLNRSLEGKKALEQISSRIDPEQLLPPWVESVQPEKAINRNITLEDIDFGELSYPFDVLAEQLEELGHLV